The Sinomicrobium kalidii region TACTTCGGCACCTTCCCTGAAAGTGTTATCGGGGGTAATCACCTTTAAGGTCTCTTTTTTAATTGAAGTCATGTCATCGTTCAATTCAGCTACGGCCATAAAACCGTTTCCCCAGTAGAGGTAGTTTTTTCCGCTTTCCGGATCGGTAAAAATATCGGGATCGATGTTTTGTCCCCCTTTTACACCTTCGGGTTTTTCAGAGATCAACGGTTTCCCGGAATCCCTGAACGGACCGGCGGGACTGTCTGACACCGCTACGCCTATTTGCTGGGCGGCAGTAAAATAGTAGAAGTATTTATAGGCACCGTCTATTTTCTTCTCTATCATGGCAGGTGCCCAGGCATTTCGGCTGGTCCAGGAAACATCTTTTTTTAAATCGAGAATTACGCCTTCATCCTTCCAATGCACTAAATCTTCCGAGGAAAAAGTTTTAAAACAGGTTCCCGACCATCCCGTAAATCCGTCACTGGTGGGATATAAATAATATTTTTGATCCTTTTCCGAAAAAATAATTTCCGGGTCGGCATAATAGCCTTCCAGAACGGGGTTGTTGGCTACTTTAACAGAGACACTGTAAACGGACGTCTTACCTCCGAAACTTAGGTTGTAATCTATGGCGCCCCGGGTAAAATCCTGGCTTCCTTCAGGGGTTACACGGGTTTCGGGCAATGTTTCGAATTGAGGGTCGAAAGCAGATAGGTCGACGTTTTGTTTTACAGGCAGATAAATACCGGATGTTTCGGTATCGATAACAATATTATTCGATTTTATACCGGTATTGGACGCATCGAGTATGGGGGCGAGGTTCTTAGAAGGGAATTTCTGGAGTAAGCGGTTCAGTTCTTCCGTGGTGATCGGGATAACGGAACCGTGCCTCGGATGAAAATTCATGGAGATTTTTTCATCGACCACCTTAAAATTCAGGAGGTCGTTGCTCCGGGTAAACTGGTATTCCCCGTTCATATACACGTCATACATCAGGATGTAATCTTCAGAACCGATCAGTTTAAAAACTCCCGATCCTTCCACGGCCTTGTCGGTCTGGTCCACATTACCCGGTTCCGGTTTGTATCCGGTAGTCAACGAATCTGAAATGGCAACTTTTATCCCTTTGTCGCTTTCCCCCTCGGTTTTGTAAAACAGATGGAACTTTCCATCCTTTTTGATAATGTCACCGTCAATGCACGCTTTCTTCTTAGGGTTAAAAAACAACTGCCGGGGAGCGCTTTCAAGCGCGGTAAAATCATCGTTCACGTATGCATAATAGATCTTGTCATAGCTGTCCGGCTCCAGCATGGAAAAATATACCATGTATTTTTCTTTGGTTTCATCATAAATGGTTTGCGGCGCCCAAACGCGGTGTACTTCGGAAAATTCGGGATAAGTCTCCGGAATATCGATAACGGTGCTCGACCATGTTGTCATATCGTCCGATTTCATTAAAACCATGGCCGTATTGCTCCATCCGTTTTTGGTAAGCAGATCCGTGACCACCATATAGAAGCCCTTATTATCATTTCTCCTTAAGATATGCGGATCGCGCACACCTCCGGTCCGGCTGATCGAAGCAGAAGAAACAATCGGTTCATTGTTGTTTAATGCATAGTAATTATAACCGTCTTTGCTGATGGCATAACGGATGGCTTCCTGGTTTTCCCCGTTACCGGTAAAATAGGTGAACAAATAGGCCGAATATCCGTCGCCCTCCGTATTGGTTTTACAGGAAATAAAATTTAAAAGAAGGCAGGCAAACAGGATCAATCTCATACAGGAGGAGAAAGGAGTATTCATATGAAATATGGTTTTGGTTTTTGATGATTTTAAATGTTAAATATACAATTAAAAAATAATATCACATTATCGCACCTGTTCATGACTATTACAAAATTTTCCTGAAAGGGTGGGTGCATGAGGTATTTGTGAACAGCGTCAGAAAACGAAGTTTGGATCAATGACCTTTGCCCTGCTTATATTTATTTTAATAACGTGATGGTATATGAATAACTGTAAGCATTCTCTTCCAGACGATAGGGCTTATGCGGATACCTTCCCCAGCTGTTATCACCTCCCAGGCCGCGTTGTTTGTAATCCACATGCAGGAATACCTTGTCCTGCACTTTGAGGTCGGTAGGGTGGCGTTGTGCTTTTTGCTCCCCCGGGTCCAGGTCTTCCGTGGAAATATTCAGGGCACTGAAACCGAGAGGTTGCTCTCCGCTGATCATAATACCGCTTCCGGAACCGTTTTTCAACTGAAACCAGCGTACATCGGTTTTGTAGCCGGATTCCTGCGGGCGGATGTACTCCCGGGTAAACTGGTTTGCCACTTGGTCTTTATACAGCCTGATAAAAGAGGAGGTGTTCCTGTCCGGATAATTCTCCCAGGGGCCTCTGCCGTAGTATTCCAGTTGGTCGTATGCTCCCGGCAATACCAAGCGCATTCCAAAACGCGGGATTTCGGGAAGGTCCTTATCGGCATTCAGGCTTGCCGTGACTTTGATGTCTCCGTTGTTTTCGATGTAGTAGGTTACCGTGTACGGAACATTGACCCCGGCCAACCGGTAAATTACGGTAACCGGCAAACCTTCGGTTGTTTTTTTACCGATGGTCACATCCGAAACTCCGGAATTGTGTGTGGCCGTTTTCCAGGCTTTTAATTTTCGGGGCATACCGTTCCCGAAATCATTATCGGTAGGGGCGCGCCAGAAATAAGGTTGTGGAAAAACGGAAACAGGTTCTTCAGCACTTCCTTTTAAATGATATGATTCGAACATTCCGCTTTCAGTGTTAAAGATACCCGCTGTCCTTTCCGTGGAGAAGTGAAGCCGGTTGCCTTTTCTTTCCGTCTTTAATTTTCCCGGATTACTTTTGGG contains the following coding sequences:
- a CDS encoding family 43 glycosylhydrolase, which produces MNTPFSSCMRLILFACLLLNFISCKTNTEGDGYSAYLFTYFTGNGENQEAIRYAISKDGYNYYALNNNEPIVSSASISRTGGVRDPHILRRNDNKGFYMVVTDLLTKNGWSNTAMVLMKSDDMTTWSSTVIDIPETYPEFSEVHRVWAPQTIYDETKEKYMVYFSMLEPDSYDKIYYAYVNDDFTALESAPRQLFFNPKKKACIDGDIIKKDGKFHLFYKTEGESDKGIKVAISDSLTTGYKPEPGNVDQTDKAVEGSGVFKLIGSEDYILMYDVYMNGEYQFTRSNDLLNFKVVDEKISMNFHPRHGSVIPITTEELNRLLQKFPSKNLAPILDASNTGIKSNNIVIDTETSGIYLPVKQNVDLSAFDPQFETLPETRVTPEGSQDFTRGAIDYNLSFGGKTSVYSVSVKVANNPVLEGYYADPEIIFSEKDQKYYLYPTSDGFTGWSGTCFKTFSSEDLVHWKDEGVILDLKKDVSWTSRNAWAPAMIEKKIDGAYKYFYYFTAAQQIGVAVSDSPAGPFRDSGKPLISEKPEGVKGGQNIDPDIFTDPESGKNYLYWGNGFMAVAELNDDMTSIKKETLKVITPDNTFREGAEVFFRNGKYYFLWSEDDTRSPDYKVRYAISDSPSGPLEIPENNIVIRKNEEREIFATGHNSVIQVPGKDEWYIVYHRFTRPKGTEMGRAAGYHREVCIDTLSFDENGKIIEVNPTLEGITPLK